The sequence GACTGGATCCAAGGCATAAAAAAACCCAGACTCTTCAGTCTGGGTCCTAATTAACAGATGTTGTTAGAGGTCTTATCATCGGCTTTCGGTTATCGTAGCGTTGATCAATTGTAGTTTCAATTGCTCGACTGTAACCAGTTGTGCGATGTATTCAGATAAGCGGCCATCACTCATCAAATCTATGGCTTTCGCCTTGGCCTCCTGGTACTTTTTCTTCAGTTCTTTCATGGTATATGGATTTTAAATTCACTTATCGGTAAACAATCAGCGTGCCAAAAATCTTATCTATCTGATTATCTGTTTGTTACAGACACGTACGCGGATTGTTCCTTACACAATGAGGAACAGAAAAGAGGGTATCACGCTGCCTTGGGGTACGGATTACCCACCTTGGAGCACATAGTCTTTGACGTCCGTATCGGAAATCTCCTCAGCACCTAGAATGACCAGTCTCTCGATGACATTACGGAGTTCTCTGATGTTACCGGTCCAGTCGTGCTTCTGCAGCGCTTTGATAGCCGCATTGGATATCTTCTTCACCGGCTGACCATACTCCTTGGCGATCTGCTCCAAGAAGAATTCGGAAAGGAGCGGTATGTCTTCCTTGCGCTCATTAAGGGAGGGCACATGAATGAGTATCACGCTGAGTCGGTGGTAGAGATCCTCCCTGAAATTGCTCTCAGAGATTTCTTTCCTGAGGTCCTTATTGGTAGCGGCTATGATGCGCACATTGACCTTGATATCCTTATCCCCTCCTACCCGATTGATTTTATTCTCCTGAAGTGCTCTGAGTACCTTGGCCTGGGCACTGAGGCTCATGTCCCCTATCTCATCCAAGAAGAGGGTACCGCCATCGGCCTGTTCGAATTTTCCTCTTCTCTGCTTGATGGCGGAAGTAAAAGCGCCCTTCTCATGTCCGAACAATTCTGATTCTATCAGTTCAGATGGAATGGCTGCACAGTTCACCTCTACGAATGGATTGCTGGCACGGGCACTCTGCTCATGCAATTGACGGGCGACCAATTCCTTACCTGAACCATTGCCCCCGGTGATCAGCACGCGAGCATCACTCGGGGCCACTTTAGCGATCATCTCCTTGATCTCCATGATGGCCTTGCTCTCCCCTACGATATCGGATGATAGCTTCTTGTTGATCTTACGCTTGAGGACCTTGGTCTCTTCCACGAGGGTGGATTGATCCATGGCATTGCGGATGGTGACCAGTACCCGATTGAGATCCAAAGGCTTCTGTATGAAATCGAAAGCCCCATTCTTGAGCGACTCAACGGCCGTCTCCACATTTCCATGGCCGCTGATCATGACCACTGGGCTGTCCAGACCCTTATCCCGGATCTTTTCCAATACTTCTATCCCGTCCATTTTGGGCATCTTGATGTCACAGAGCACGATATCATAGCGTGTCTTCTCCATCATGGAAAGGCCTTTGATACCGTCTTCGGCCTCATCTACCTTGTACTTCTCATACTCGAGTATCTCTTTGAGCGTACCGCGTATGCTCTTCTCGTCATCGATGATCAGAATGCTGTTGGACATATCTTGTTTTTGGGAGGGTGAAAGTACAAAAGCGGTGCCGCTCCTTTAGTTTTGGCAATGATATGATCATCACATCTGAATTCTGACGCCATTGTTATTCTATGTACATTGAATTCCACCAAACGACCCACGATGTACAAAAGCTTCTTTCTGTCTGCCGTTCTACTTATAAGCTCCTCTCAAATAAGCGGACAGAATTGGGCACCCTTCACGCCTGATGAGAAGTTTCACTTCACCAATTCAGGAGAACCATCCATTACGAACACCATCCATGTAGATTCAATTCAGGTAGGAGATGTCAGTACATATTATTTCTTGAACAAGGTAGTATTACCCTGTGATACTTGCATGGCAGACACCTATGGTCTGGATGATTGGCAGTGTCCTGAAAATTCGTGCCTCTATCTAAAAGATCAGCCGCAGTTCTTGAATAGCGAGGTCATAGAAAGTCCAGGTGGGATGTGGACGTTCATCCACCCTATCGACTTTGTTCTCATGACCCATGCCGAAATAGGAGAGATGTGGAATTTCGATGGAGTACAGAACGCACAAGTCACCAGTATTTCGACTCAAGATATATTCAGTACAGTAGACTCCGTCAAGAATATAACAGTCGATGATGGTCAAGAATTCCTACTCAGCAAAGAGCACGGCTTGCTGAGATATTACAATCCTAATGAGGAAGAAGAACTCTTTGAATTGATAGGCATCCAAGGTAGGGACGTTGGATTGCTGGTCCCAGAACTCGAAGAAATATTTGACCATCAGGTCGGGGATGTGATTCAGTATAAATACAAGATATATTCTGAGGGAAATGCCCAACAAGTAGATGGAATAATCAAGCGGACTATACTTGAAGTGGAGTCAACTCCAGAGGAAATCACCCTTCACTATGACGAAGTCAGTCAGCACACTTATGGACATTGGGGACCACCAGATCAATCATATCCACCAACAACTTATTACCATGCTTTTACAGCCAATGAAACTTTCACTTTAGAAGATTACTTGTTCTTAGAAGAAGATGTGCATGAGCACAGCAAAGCAAACTTTGGAGTATATGCCGATTCCATCCCTCTCCCAGAAGGAGATGTGAGCGATTATATCGTCACTTTGACTTCGGAAAATGACCGAATGATCAAGAAATATGGCATTCATATAGGGATGGATACAGAGTCTTTGCAGTCACTTGAGGGACAAGAGTTAGGTTCTATTCTCCTTGCTATCGAGGAGTATTCACCAGTCATCTTCAGAGAAGAACTGTACTCAAATATGTTCGAGGATACGCCTCTGTTCTGGTTTGCCGCGGATCACAATGTGTATCGAGAAAATCTAGGAATGTCTTTCACAGAAGGCTTGGGAATGACCAGTTATCTGTGGGCTGGAGGAATAGGCAGTAGCATGGGCCTTTGGATGACGGGATATGTGCACCAAGGAGATACCACAGGAGTAATTGATTCTGATAGTTATATACTGACGAGTGATGAATATGGCATCGAAGAATCGATCACAGTCTTTCCAAATCCAGCTAATGACATGCTCTATCTCCATTGGCCTGGGGATGAACTTCTAGAAGAAGTTGAAATCCTTGATAATCTGGGCAGGGTAATTGATCAGCCAAAACAGAACGGCTCTGCCCAAGGAAGAAATTCAATTGATATTTCATCCTTCCCTTCTGGGCTTTATCTGCTTCTTCTGCGAACGGATAACTCAGAATATATCGGGAAGTTTATAAAGGAATGATCAGCCCCCGAACATCTCGGCCATCAAGCCTTCTTTTAATGCATAGCTACTGCGCCATAGATCCTCGATCTTGAGTTGCTCCAACACCTCATCGATGAGAAGAAAGGCATATGGGATCGTATCCACCCGATCGGGCACCAGCCCCGGTATAGCGGACCTACGCGCGTATGGGCTGGAGCGCACCATACTTGAGAGTCGATGGTACTGCTCCATATCCATTCGATGTCGCACTTCTGGAAGGGATTCGATATCTCCCAGGGCCAACATAAGGTCGATGCTGTTGAATGATCCCGATGCTCCAACTAATGTCTTCACCTTCGACCGCGTTCCCTCTATCCACAGGTCTTCGAGCTCATGTCTAATGGCCTCACGTATCTTCTGGGCATCAGCTTCTGTGAAGGGGTCCGCTGCATCGAAGCGCTCTTTGAGCCGGGTCACACCCAACTTGTAGCTCTGCTGCCATATCAAGTCATCATCTCGCGCTACGATGAACTCGGTGCTCCCACCCCCGATATCCATGATGAGTATGGTCTCATCCATGGCCAAACCCGTCATACGCACCCCTTTCCAGATCAAGTCCGATTCTCTATCCCCATCGATGACATCCACTTCCAGGCCGTATTCATTGAATACCAGTTCTATGAACTCTTGCCTATTCTCAGCATTTCTAACAGCAGATGTAGCAGTGACGATGATCTCGCCTACCTCATGTTCATCACAGCTGATCAGGTGTTCCTCCAGTGCGGCCAATCCACGTTCCATGGCTTCAGCGGTGAGTCGATTGCCATTCATACCGCCTTTCCCTAGTTTGGCCGGAATACGGTCGAAGAACTCCATAATGAAACCTTCATCGTGTCTACTTGCAATCAGCAGATTGATGGTGTTGGTGCCGATATCTATGACCGCTTTTGGATTCAAGGGCGAGTTTTGAGGGATGGGCTCAATGTATGAAGGAAATCAAAACACCCACCTAACCAGATCTAGGAACTAGTAGTATCTTATCCACTTCCATATCTCTTTGTAACCCACCTTCTTACCGTACATGAGTATGCCCGTGCGGTAGATGCGTCCTGCAAGCCAAGTGGTGAATAGGAATCCAGCGATAAGAAGTAGTGCAGATGCACTTATAGAGAGCCAGTCCACCGCCTCCATGCCCATGCCCATGCGC comes from Flavobacteriales bacterium and encodes:
- a CDS encoding T9SS type A sorting domain-containing protein, translating into MTHAEIGEMWNFDGVQNAQVTSISTQDIFSTVDSVKNITVDDGQEFLLSKEHGLLRYYNPNEEEELFELIGIQGRDVGLLVPELEEIFDHQVGDVIQYKYKIYSEGNAQQVDGIIKRTILEVESTPEEITLHYDEVSQHTYGHWGPPDQSYPPTTYYHAFTANETFTLEDYLFLEEDVHEHSKANFGVYADSIPLPEGDVSDYIVTLTSENDRMIKKYGIHIGMDTESLQSLEGQELGSILLAIEEYSPVIFREELYSNMFEDTPLFWFAADHNVYRENLGMSFTEGLGMTSYLWAGGIGSSMGLWMTGYVHQGDTTGVIDSDSYILTSDEYGIEESITVFPNPANDMLYLHWPGDELLEEVEILDNLGRVIDQPKQNGSAQGRNSIDISSFPSGLYLLLLRTDNSEYIGKFIKE
- a CDS encoding sigma-54-dependent Fis family transcriptional regulator codes for the protein MSNSILIIDDEKSIRGTLKEILEYEKYKVDEAEDGIKGLSMMEKTRYDIVLCDIKMPKMDGIEVLEKIRDKGLDSPVVMISGHGNVETAVESLKNGAFDFIQKPLDLNRVLVTIRNAMDQSTLVEETKVLKRKINKKLSSDIVGESKAIMEIKEMIAKVAPSDARVLITGGNGSGKELVARQLHEQSARASNPFVEVNCAAIPSELIESELFGHEKGAFTSAIKQRRGKFEQADGGTLFLDEIGDMSLSAQAKVLRALQENKINRVGGDKDIKVNVRIIAATNKDLRKEISESNFREDLYHRLSVILIHVPSLNERKEDIPLLSEFFLEQIAKEYGQPVKKISNAAIKALQKHDWTGNIRELRNVIERLVILGAEEISDTDVKDYVLQGG
- a CDS encoding phosphatase; this translates as MNPKAVIDIGTNTINLLIASRHDEGFIMEFFDRIPAKLGKGGMNGNRLTAEAMERGLAALEEHLISCDEHEVGEIIVTATSAVRNAENRQEFIELVFNEYGLEVDVIDGDRESDLIWKGVRMTGLAMDETILIMDIGGGSTEFIVARDDDLIWQQSYKLGVTRLKERFDAADPFTEADAQKIREAIRHELEDLWIEGTRSKVKTLVGASGSFNSIDLMLALGDIESLPEVRHRMDMEQYHRLSSMVRSSPYARRSAIPGLVPDRVDTIPYAFLLIDEVLEQLKIEDLWRSSYALKEGLMAEMFGG